One segment of Chthonomonas sp. DNA contains the following:
- a CDS encoding N-acetylmuramoyl-L-alanine amidase codes for MRNLPRVLLGAVLAGTALPSFAQPDYSGALWNQANTGNFTVSNRTTTYPILYVVCHIMEGTYAGSISWFKNAASNVSAHYLIRSSDGQITQMVREKDIAYHAGVWTYNTQSIGIEHEAFSNQPQWYTSTLYQSSARLTRYLTSKYGIARDRTKIIGHKETGAATSCPGPNWDWNIYMPLVQNNATFVDSTVPGYISAGQNFDVVMRFVNAGTDAWTQSSSDPVQLGTASASPYFVPGNWLSSTRAAGVFADTPAGGTAEFKFQMKAPTTLGSYSEVFQLYRSSIEAFGPTVTLNFNVGTVDTVLDNTSPNFTATGSWATGTTAPGKYGANYLFSTVTKKTSAVANWFLNVPTSGSYDVYGWWPEGANRSPLALYQMDSVRDGTVNAIVNQMTDGGKWNLLGRVRLRQGTGNVRLQAYSGNGVVVADAIRVVGPF; via the coding sequence ATGCGGAATCTCCCACGAGTCCTTTTAGGTGCTGTCTTGGCTGGCACAGCATTGCCAAGTTTTGCGCAACCGGATTACAGTGGTGCCCTCTGGAACCAAGCGAACACGGGAAACTTCACGGTCAGCAACCGCACGACCACGTATCCGATCCTCTACGTTGTCTGCCACATTATGGAAGGCACCTACGCGGGGTCGATCAGTTGGTTCAAGAACGCCGCATCGAACGTCAGCGCCCACTACCTCATCCGCAGCAGTGACGGTCAAATCACCCAGATGGTCCGCGAGAAGGACATTGCCTACCACGCGGGCGTGTGGACTTACAATACGCAGTCAATCGGCATCGAGCACGAGGCGTTCAGCAACCAACCTCAGTGGTACACCTCGACCCTGTACCAGAGCTCCGCGCGTCTGACCCGGTACCTAACGAGCAAGTACGGCATCGCCCGCGATCGCACCAAGATTATCGGCCACAAGGAGACCGGTGCCGCTACCAGTTGTCCCGGCCCAAACTGGGACTGGAACATCTACATGCCGCTCGTGCAGAACAATGCGACGTTTGTGGATTCCACAGTTCCCGGGTACATCAGCGCAGGCCAGAACTTCGATGTGGTGATGCGATTTGTCAATGCTGGGACCGACGCGTGGACACAGTCTTCTTCGGACCCCGTTCAGTTGGGAACCGCGTCGGCGAGCCCCTACTTCGTCCCCGGCAACTGGCTCTCATCGACGCGTGCCGCCGGAGTCTTTGCCGATACACCTGCGGGCGGGACGGCGGAGTTTAAGTTCCAAATGAAAGCTCCCACTACTCTGGGCAGTTACAGTGAGGTGTTCCAGCTTTACCGCAGCAGCATCGAAGCGTTTGGACCCACGGTCACCCTCAACTTCAACGTGGGCACCGTCGACACGGTGCTGGACAACACGAGCCCAAACTTCACCGCAACCGGAAGCTGGGCGACCGGCACCACTGCTCCCGGTAAGTACGGAGCGAACTACCTCTTCAGCACAGTCACCAAGAAGACCAGCGCGGTCGCAAACTGGTTCTTGAACGTGCCTACGAGCGGGTCGTACGACGTTTACGGCTGGTGGCCCGAAGGAGCGAACAGAAGTCCGCTAGCGCTCTATCAGATGGACTCGGTCCGGGATGGGACGGTGAACGCCATCGTCAACCAAATGACCGACGGCGGTAAATGGAATCTGCTGGGTCGTGTCAGGTTGCGCCAGGGCACTGGCAACGTCAGGCTGCAGGCTTATTCGGGCAACGGTGTCGTCGTGGCGGACGCGATCAGAGTTGTCGGACCGTTCTAG
- the mqnC gene encoding dehypoxanthine futalosine cyclase: protein MSVSASPAAIEAIAEKVFSNERITAQDARVLYEHPNLIELATMANHRRQQLVPGNTVSYVIGRILNYTNVCWVRCKFCAFYRVPGHDEGYLLTDDEILRKVGDTVDKGGVEILFQGGLNPKLKIDYYEHIFSLIMERYPSVILHALSPAEIIYIAHISKLKLSETLGRLKAAGLHSIPGAGGEILVDRVRGIIAPYKDTTDEWLACMRAASELGIRSTASMMFGHVETLDDRVEHLQRIRDLQDECNPFRAFIAWNFQPEDTQLPILHKASGFDYLRTVAVARIFLDNIPNLQVSILTQGPKIAQLALGYGANDFGSIMIEENVVSAAGSKFILNEEEFCRVIADAGYKPHRRNTRYELIEA, encoded by the coding sequence ATGAGCGTCTCTGCTTCGCCTGCCGCTATCGAAGCCATCGCAGAAAAAGTCTTCTCGAATGAGCGAATCACCGCTCAGGATGCCCGGGTCCTTTACGAGCATCCGAACCTCATCGAGCTCGCCACGATGGCGAACCACCGCAGGCAGCAGCTCGTGCCCGGAAACACGGTTTCGTACGTCATTGGCCGGATCTTGAACTACACGAACGTCTGCTGGGTCCGGTGCAAATTCTGTGCGTTCTATCGGGTTCCCGGACACGACGAGGGCTACCTTCTGACCGACGACGAGATCCTGCGCAAGGTGGGCGACACGGTGGACAAGGGCGGTGTTGAGATTCTCTTCCAGGGAGGCCTTAACCCTAAGCTCAAGATTGACTACTACGAGCACATCTTCAGCTTGATCATGGAAAGGTACCCCTCAGTTATCCTCCATGCACTCAGCCCCGCAGAAATCATCTACATTGCTCACATTTCGAAACTCAAGCTCTCCGAGACGCTGGGGCGACTCAAGGCTGCCGGTTTGCATTCGATCCCGGGTGCGGGCGGTGAGATCCTGGTGGACCGAGTCCGCGGCATCATTGCCCCGTACAAGGACACGACCGATGAGTGGCTTGCGTGCATGCGCGCCGCTTCGGAACTGGGAATACGCAGCACCGCGAGCATGATGTTCGGGCACGTCGAGACGCTTGACGATCGAGTAGAACACCTGCAGCGCATTCGTGACCTGCAAGACGAATGCAATCCGTTTCGCGCCTTCATCGCGTGGAACTTCCAGCCCGAGGACACACAACTGCCGATTTTGCACAAGGCGAGCGGGTTCGATTACCTGCGAACCGTCGCCGTCGCGCGTATATTCTTGGACAACATCCCGAACCTGCAGGTATCGATCCTGACTCAAGGGCCCAAGATCGCGCAGTTGGCCCTGGGATACGGGGCGAACGATTTTGGCTCGATCATGATTGAAGAGAATGTGGTGAGCGCAGCGGGCAGCAAGTTCATTCTGAATGAGGAGGAATTCTGCCGGGTCATCGCCGATGCGGGCTACAAGCCGCACCGCCGCAACACCCGGTACGAACTCATCGAGGCTTAG
- the rpsD gene encoding 30S ribosomal protein S4, which yields MATYRGRKTDICRRVGFNIWGKAKCPSAKRPYPAGQHGPNMRDRRTSEYGEQLLAKQVIRRHYHVMEKQFRRTFDRAQRMHGNSSLNFLRLLELRLATVVYRLGYAKSIFQARQMVVHRHVTVNGSIVNIPSYTCRVGDVIGVRSRESSTGIAKMNHYEGAPVPAYIEVDVASMAGKIIALPEREDFPNFFNEQAVVEFYAR from the coding sequence ATGGCAACGTATCGAGGAAGAAAAACAGACATTTGCCGACGCGTCGGCTTTAACATCTGGGGCAAAGCAAAGTGCCCGAGCGCTAAGCGGCCCTACCCGGCTGGCCAGCACGGTCCGAACATGCGCGACCGCCGCACCAGCGAGTATGGTGAGCAGCTTTTGGCCAAGCAGGTCATTCGCCGTCACTATCACGTGATGGAAAAGCAGTTTCGCCGCACATTTGATCGCGCCCAGCGCATGCACGGAAACAGCTCCCTCAACTTTTTGCGGCTCCTTGAGCTTCGACTGGCGACCGTCGTCTACCGATTGGGCTACGCCAAGTCGATTTTCCAGGCTCGACAGATGGTGGTGCACCGACACGTGACCGTCAACGGCAGCATCGTGAACATCCCCAGCTACACCTGCCGGGTGGGGGACGTCATCGGAGTGCGCTCGCGAGAGAGCAGCACCGGCATCGCCAAGATGAATCACTACGAAGGTGCGCCGGTACCGGCCTACATCGAAGTAGACGTCGCCAGCATGGCCGGCAAGATCATTGCTCTTCCGGAGCGGGAAGACTTCCCGAACTTCTTTAACGAGCAGGCAGTGGTCGAATTCTACGCTCGCTAA
- a CDS encoding proline dehydrogenase family protein: MSLDLLGENTHDRVEAVKAKDAYIDMLERVHASPHAASMNISIKMTQCGLDLDESFAEEQFREVLKVAAKYDQFVRVDMEASDYTERTISMIERVFPDHKSTGTVLQSYLYRTPDDAQRMIRLGARVRIVKGAYLEPESVAFPKKSDVDAKYIEVAKELMMHGNYPAIATHDESIIRHLKAWADEQGIAKERFEWQMLYGIRRDLQDSLRQQGYNVRVYIPFGDQWYPYFTRRLAERPANALFIFKSLFRG, encoded by the coding sequence GTGAGCTTGGACCTGCTCGGAGAGAACACACATGATCGCGTCGAAGCGGTTAAGGCAAAGGACGCGTACATTGACATGCTCGAACGCGTCCATGCCAGCCCGCACGCGGCCAGCATGAACATCTCGATCAAGATGACTCAGTGCGGTCTGGACCTCGATGAATCCTTCGCCGAAGAACAGTTCCGTGAAGTCCTTAAGGTTGCCGCGAAGTACGACCAATTTGTCCGAGTGGATATGGAAGCGAGCGACTACACGGAGCGCACGATCTCGATGATCGAGCGGGTTTTTCCGGACCACAAGAGTACGGGCACGGTCCTCCAGAGCTATCTTTACCGCACTCCGGACGATGCGCAGCGAATGATCCGCCTGGGTGCCCGGGTGAGGATTGTCAAGGGTGCCTACCTCGAGCCCGAATCGGTGGCGTTCCCCAAGAAGAGCGATGTCGATGCAAAGTACATCGAGGTCGCAAAGGAGCTGATGATGCACGGCAACTATCCCGCCATCGCAACCCACGATGAGAGCATCATCCGCCACTTGAAAGCATGGGCGGACGAACAAGGTATCGCCAAGGAACGATTTGAGTGGCAAATGCTCTACGGAATCCGCCGGGACCTGCAGGACTCTCTTCGACAACAAGGCTACAACGTCCGGGTGTACATTCCATTCGGCGACCAGTGGTACCCATACTTCACGCGCCGACTCGCGGAACGCCCCGCGAACGCGCTGTTTATTTTCAAGAGCCTGTTTCGGGGCTAA
- a CDS encoding PEP-CTERM sorting domain-containing protein yields the protein MNRFFVTVGLAVAGVSAHAAIVNASFENPAQLSGSFTQITPPGWVSDGIAGVWRYNTGSLHFAVTPPDGSQVGYLNARVLAQTTTTVLEQGITTLLWFSGRRFDSLEGVSQVELWAGGSLSSTGAMTGGSLLNSRVIAVADVTKGAWKEFSFNYTAGANDPNLGKNLTIRFVKTSGGQIDFDHVRLNTVPEPATFLAIGLGVVALAARRRR from the coding sequence ATGAATAGATTTTTTGTAACGGTCGGGCTTGCCGTCGCGGGTGTCTCGGCCCATGCTGCCATCGTCAATGCAAGCTTTGAGAACCCTGCCCAACTTTCAGGGAGCTTTACGCAAATTACTCCCCCGGGCTGGGTCTCGGATGGGATTGCAGGGGTATGGCGCTACAATACAGGCAGTCTGCACTTCGCTGTAACCCCTCCAGATGGCTCACAGGTGGGATATCTCAACGCAAGAGTTTTGGCCCAGACCACTACTACAGTGCTAGAACAAGGAATCACAACGCTTTTGTGGTTCTCTGGCCGACGATTTGACTCCTTGGAGGGCGTGAGCCAAGTTGAGCTGTGGGCTGGCGGTTCGCTCAGTTCAACTGGCGCGATGACAGGTGGCTCGCTGCTCAACTCAAGGGTCATTGCCGTGGCAGACGTTACCAAGGGAGCTTGGAAGGAGTTTAGCTTCAACTACACTGCGGGCGCAAACGATCCTAACTTGGGCAAGAACCTGACGATTCGATTCGTGAAGACGTCTGGCGGTCAGATCGACTTCGATCACGTCCGGCTCAACACCGTTCCCGAGCCCGCGACGTTCCTTGCGATCGGTCTGGGAGTGGTTGCACTTGCCGCTCGGCGACGAAGGTAA
- a CDS encoding ATP-grasp domain-containing protein — protein MKKLLIANRGEIACRVIRTARDMGIRTVAVASDADARSVHANLADELVMIGEPEPSTSYLRMDTLVEAAREIGADAVHPGYGFLSERADFVDACTAAGITFVGPSGDAMRALGDKIRSKGLAEANNVPVTPGLFRPGATSEELLAASEEIGFPVMLKASAGGGGRGMRAVSSVEAFIPSLEVASAEALAAFGDGAMMVEKLVESPRHIEVQFVADGHGNVAVFYERECSIQRRHQKLIEEAPSVAMTDTMWESMRQSATRLALAAKYVGAGTVEFMLDPSTGEYYFLEVNARLQVEHPVSELITGVDLVALQILVARGESLADHVHPSILAGDRGAIHGHAIEARIVAEDASKGFMPSIGPLLGFAMPVGPGIRVDTGYAEGGEISRFYDSLVAKVIAHGSTREAARMRLIGALEDTHILGVRTNIPSILNILKDKDFQDGRFDTAYLSRHPRLLTDSGEHPAELANLVEHARTGGGSHETAGITAAQSSWALNDRFRSTD, from the coding sequence TTGAAGAAGCTACTGATTGCCAACCGCGGCGAGATTGCCTGCCGCGTGATCCGCACCGCCCGCGATATGGGTATCCGGACCGTCGCCGTGGCCAGCGACGCCGATGCACGTTCGGTCCATGCGAATCTTGCGGACGAGCTCGTGATGATTGGTGAGCCGGAGCCTAGCACCAGCTATTTGCGAATGGATACGCTCGTCGAGGCAGCGCGTGAGATCGGGGCTGACGCAGTTCATCCCGGCTACGGTTTCTTGAGCGAGCGGGCCGATTTCGTCGATGCCTGTACTGCGGCAGGGATCACTTTTGTTGGCCCGAGTGGCGATGCGATGCGCGCGCTGGGTGACAAGATCCGATCCAAGGGACTTGCTGAAGCAAACAACGTTCCGGTGACGCCGGGTCTGTTCCGCCCCGGAGCGACGTCAGAGGAATTGCTCGCGGCGAGCGAGGAAATCGGATTCCCGGTGATGCTCAAAGCCAGCGCCGGTGGTGGCGGGCGCGGTATGCGCGCGGTGTCTTCTGTTGAGGCATTCATCCCGTCGCTTGAGGTGGCGAGCGCTGAGGCACTGGCCGCTTTCGGCGACGGCGCGATGATGGTTGAAAAGCTGGTAGAGAGTCCGCGCCATATCGAGGTTCAGTTCGTGGCCGATGGGCACGGCAACGTTGCCGTGTTCTATGAACGCGAGTGCAGCATCCAGCGCCGCCATCAGAAGCTCATCGAAGAGGCACCGTCGGTCGCGATGACGGACACGATGTGGGAGAGTATGCGGCAGAGCGCAACCCGGCTCGCGCTCGCGGCTAAGTACGTTGGTGCGGGGACCGTCGAGTTCATGCTCGACCCCTCCACTGGCGAGTACTACTTCCTCGAAGTGAACGCGCGGCTGCAAGTAGAGCACCCCGTGAGCGAGCTCATCACCGGTGTTGATCTGGTTGCGCTGCAAATCCTTGTGGCTCGCGGCGAGTCTTTGGCCGACCACGTCCACCCATCGATCCTGGCTGGCGATCGAGGCGCAATTCACGGACACGCCATCGAAGCACGCATCGTTGCCGAGGACGCCTCGAAAGGATTCATGCCGAGCATCGGGCCCTTGCTCGGGTTCGCGATGCCTGTAGGACCGGGAATTCGCGTGGACACGGGTTATGCGGAAGGAGGCGAGATTTCGCGCTTCTACGACAGCCTGGTAGCCAAGGTCATCGCGCACGGTTCAACCCGAGAAGCGGCGCGCATGCGCTTGATCGGAGCGCTGGAAGACACCCATATTCTAGGGGTCAGGACGAACATCCCGTCGATCCTCAACATCTTGAAAGACAAGGACTTTCAAGATGGACGATTTGACACTGCGTATCTGTCCCGGCATCCAAGACTACTCACGGACTCGGGGGAGCACCCCGCGGAACTCGCCAATCTGGTGGAGCACGCGCGCACCGGTGGAGGATCGCATGAAACGGCGGGAATCACGGCGGCGCAGTCGAGTTGGGCGCTGAATGACCGGTTCCGTTCGACCGATTAA
- a CDS encoding enoyl-CoA hydratase/isomerase family protein → MVNVDTFETVKIVTLDRPDVRNAFNDDLIEALTKVFTTRGDTRLIILRGNGPTFCAGGDLNWMRKASGYTQAENEADALKLAKLFQAMCENPAVVVVLAHGAAFGGGCGLVAAADVAIAVTGTKFCFSEVRLGLIPATISPFVIPKIGHGHARRLFATADVFDAAHACQIGLVHFEVPTMEAAGIELKRQVELVLANGPQAVARSKQLAQCAPLSLEESARWLAEARSGEEAKEGVAAFLEKRKASFVLGCKS, encoded by the coding sequence ATGGTCAATGTCGACACCTTTGAAACCGTAAAGATTGTTACGCTCGATCGGCCGGACGTTCGAAATGCATTCAACGACGATCTGATCGAGGCGCTTACCAAGGTCTTTACGACTCGGGGCGACACACGACTCATCATCTTGCGGGGGAACGGGCCTACGTTCTGCGCGGGTGGGGACCTGAACTGGATGCGGAAGGCATCCGGCTACACGCAGGCTGAGAACGAGGCCGATGCGCTAAAGCTCGCAAAGCTCTTCCAAGCGATGTGCGAGAATCCCGCCGTCGTGGTCGTGCTCGCGCACGGAGCCGCCTTTGGCGGTGGGTGTGGCCTGGTCGCCGCAGCAGATGTCGCCATCGCAGTGACCGGCACTAAGTTCTGCTTCAGCGAAGTTAGGCTGGGGCTCATCCCCGCGACGATCAGCCCCTTTGTGATCCCCAAGATCGGCCATGGCCACGCACGCAGGCTGTTCGCAACCGCGGACGTTTTTGATGCGGCTCATGCCTGCCAGATCGGACTCGTGCACTTCGAAGTTCCCACCATGGAGGCGGCTGGGATCGAACTGAAACGGCAAGTTGAGTTGGTTCTGGCCAACGGACCGCAGGCAGTGGCTCGCTCCAAGCAGCTTGCTCAGTGTGCGCCGCTCTCTTTGGAGGAGTCCGCCCGCTGGCTAGCCGAGGCGCGGAGCGGGGAAGAGGCCAAGGAAGGAGTCGCCGCATTTCTGGAGAAGCGCAAGGCATCGTTTGTGCTGGGGTGTAAGAGTTGA